In a single window of the Flavobacterium sp. W4I14 genome:
- a CDS encoding HEPN domain-containing protein (product_source=COG2250; cog=COG2250; ko=KO:K07076; pfam=PF05168; smart=SM00748; superfamily=81593), giving the protein MEPKLSTEAEHAVHFREFIHRLAQKFEPLQIFSFSKNSYTHNSQGCFNDNQGYFKCDYCLFVVTETATRIDYEMQDFANSYYQHGTITVISHGKQSVMDAVQQNSRFFIGVLTYGKLLYSKDGLLDSDPISPFIPSKGAIKAIRHYEHRIPLADGFLMCASECLEKEQFGICAFMLHQAVEQTCICLVRVHIAYRSEFHNLYRLLRLCTCFSERPFQLFLSTPEDERLFEIMAKSYSGSRYKDDFTVSRQDAEGLYLRVASFLLLAKEMCNEKIELLAKSASDYVVLKNADDVQLEEILQTNI; this is encoded by the coding sequence ATGGAACCAAAATTATCAACAGAAGCCGAACACGCTGTCCATTTTAGGGAGTTTATCCATCGGCTTGCCCAGAAGTTCGAACCGCTCCAGATCTTCAGCTTTTCGAAGAACAGCTATACTCATAATTCTCAAGGCTGCTTTAATGACAATCAAGGCTATTTTAAATGTGACTATTGCCTATTCGTAGTTACCGAAACGGCAACCCGGATAGATTATGAAATGCAGGATTTTGCTAACAGCTATTATCAGCATGGAACGATTACGGTGATCTCCCATGGCAAGCAATCTGTTATGGACGCGGTACAGCAAAACAGCCGCTTTTTTATCGGCGTGCTTACCTATGGAAAACTGCTCTACAGTAAGGATGGACTGTTAGACAGTGATCCAATATCTCCTTTTATCCCTTCGAAGGGTGCAATCAAGGCAATAAGACATTACGAACATCGCATACCGCTAGCTGATGGATTTTTGATGTGTGCATCCGAATGTTTGGAGAAGGAACAGTTCGGGATTTGTGCCTTTATGCTCCATCAGGCCGTAGAACAGACTTGTATCTGTTTGGTGAGGGTTCATATCGCCTACCGTTCCGAATTTCATAACCTTTACCGCCTGCTCCGTTTGTGTACTTGCTTTTCCGAACGCCCTTTTCAACTTTTCCTGTCCACTCCCGAAGACGAAAGGCTGTTTGAAATAATGGCAAAAAGTTATTCTGGTTCACGTTATAAAGATGATTTTACGGTTTCCCGGCAGGATGCGGAGGGTCTTTATCTACGGGTCGCCTCTTTTCTTTTGTTGGCAAAGGAGATGTGCAACGAAAAAATAGAACTGCTTGCCAAATCGGCATCAGATTATGTAGTCTTAAAAAACGCTGATGATGTACAGCTCGAAGAAATATTACAGACCAATATTTGA
- a CDS encoding hypothetical protein (product_source=Hypo-rule applied) — protein MYSSKKYYRPIFETMKKQTKKTSDNRIVYLNNDEITGPIKVVHDFFSHSWLPNHLKMLKRWRNDAALESEESKKCSPDSLVYHYELTIKLIEAAWLLKRHKLGRLDFEDKQENDIAKWYIKTERKKLRDYPENLSIREIVKPSSVLKKMFRIYKLNGYKKILHTWLHNALSSSFIEESLSKSEVITVYEQLVKLFEATWLISERLKAGN, from the coding sequence ATGTACAGCTCGAAGAAATATTACAGACCAATATTTGAAACGATGAAAAAGCAGACAAAAAAAACATCTGATAACAGGATCGTTTATCTTAACAACGATGAAATAACAGGTCCGATAAAAGTGGTACACGATTTTTTCAGTCACTCCTGGTTGCCCAATCATTTGAAAATGCTGAAACGCTGGAGAAACGATGCAGCGCTTGAATCCGAAGAATCAAAAAAATGTAGCCCAGACAGCCTGGTCTATCATTACGAACTGACCATAAAGCTGATAGAGGCCGCCTGGCTCTTAAAGCGCCACAAGCTTGGCAGGCTCGATTTCGAGGACAAACAGGAAAATGATATCGCAAAATGGTACATTAAAACGGAAAGGAAGAAGCTACGGGACTATCCTGAAAATCTGAGCATTCGGGAGATCGTAAAGCCTTCATCTGTGTTAAAGAAAATGTTCAGGATCTATAAACTAAACGGGTACAAAAAAATCCTGCACACATGGCTTCACAATGCGCTGAGCAGCTCCTTCATTGAAGAAAGCCTGTCCAAATCTGAAGTAATCACAGTTTACGAACAATTGGTCAAACTGTTCGAGGCTACGTGGCTGATTAGTGAGCGTTTAAAAGCCGGCAATTAA
- a CDS encoding ABC-type molybdenum transport system ATPase subunit/photorepair protein PhrA (product_source=COG1119; cath_funfam=1.20.58.60,3.40.50.300; cog=COG1119; pfam=PF02463; smart=SM00382; superfamily=52540) has protein sequence MAIKIKQLEITGLRGIRDTLSLALGEKSVLLYGDNGTGKSSISDSVEWYYTDAVSHLSGEEIDLKEALRNAYFASEEESNISVNYNKAVINSQKKLLTKKGKLVSEYSNVTTDFSNYLESSKKENLILRYQFLRDFIDRTKGDKLKNLSDIIGFSEVTKIKDVLRKSFNSLKSEIKSQNFENQINTQKQTLIEKIGAAVSQENNFYEKINEIIADYGTGITVGLMEDVDKVLLKLKTPVTTKIVAELRFLETYQSSLTTLKTEIDLIDKEYDKYFKEFEKIAADVQSIMQTYFAEMLKSGCNLISKKFHTESSCPLCLQPKDLNDLQSEIKVRLLEIEESSKKKAVFDNAKISATAIVDERIKRLATLGSEVLISDTSNSTAKNALDELKKKMEAYKKAISEKVTSGNKIAIPNSLKLVDRDFSELKAVLGRIEKIKKALATDNTTLLFANISAAKDAFQKIKKFEAEREKLEAQKKSLGIIFDGFVKKQKDGLQDFIDNFSDTINEFYQYMNPGELFEEIRIVTMGEENELNGITIEFKYKGNWVSPPQKYFSESHLNCFGISFFLASVIAFNKENKFLLLDDIISSFDTNHRKRFADLLFEKFADYQIILLTHEEQWFQYVKQISKRKGWIIGKIKWTETKGTHLDENPSDLKELVEADLTNGNVTLLGNPIRKYLEYILKTICFNLEVKLNFRYNEVNEKRMPDEMINELKAKINKASAELKLKLPIIERLTSSNVFGNLLSHDNPFDPKIGDLKAFWNDIIEFESVFKCQQSTCTKPQVSLKNYDTVAKKIRCGCDATKYDWK, from the coding sequence ATGGCGATTAAAATCAAACAACTGGAAATTACAGGGCTTAGGGGCATTAGAGACACACTTTCACTTGCATTGGGCGAAAAATCTGTACTTCTTTATGGTGACAATGGAACAGGTAAAAGCAGCATTTCAGATTCTGTGGAATGGTACTATACTGATGCAGTTTCACATTTAAGCGGAGAAGAGATTGATCTTAAAGAAGCATTAAGAAACGCATATTTTGCTTCGGAGGAGGAATCCAATATCAGCGTTAATTATAACAAGGCAGTTATTAATTCACAAAAAAAACTGTTAACCAAGAAAGGTAAATTGGTGAGTGAATACTCCAATGTAACTACAGATTTCTCAAACTACCTAGAAAGTTCAAAGAAGGAGAACCTAATTCTGCGTTACCAATTTCTGAGGGATTTCATTGATAGGACAAAAGGAGATAAACTAAAGAATTTATCGGATATTATTGGTTTTTCCGAGGTGACCAAGATAAAGGACGTGCTTAGAAAGTCATTCAACTCCCTTAAATCCGAAATAAAGTCACAAAATTTTGAGAATCAAATCAACACTCAAAAACAGACTCTTATTGAAAAAATAGGTGCGGCTGTAAGTCAGGAAAATAATTTCTATGAAAAAATAAACGAGATTATTGCTGATTATGGAACTGGAATTACTGTTGGCTTAATGGAAGATGTTGACAAGGTTCTACTAAAGCTAAAAACTCCAGTTACCACAAAGATTGTAGCAGAGCTAAGATTTTTAGAAACTTACCAAAGCTCACTTACAACCTTAAAAACTGAAATTGACTTAATTGATAAAGAATACGATAAGTATTTTAAGGAGTTTGAAAAGATTGCTGCCGATGTACAAAGTATAATGCAGACTTATTTTGCTGAAATGCTCAAATCTGGTTGCAATCTTATATCAAAGAAATTCCACACAGAAAGTAGCTGTCCTTTATGTTTACAGCCGAAGGACTTAAACGACCTCCAAAGTGAAATTAAGGTTAGGCTTCTTGAGATTGAGGAATCTTCAAAAAAGAAAGCTGTATTTGACAATGCAAAAATCTCTGCAACCGCGATTGTCGATGAAAGGATAAAGCGGCTTGCAACGCTCGGCTCAGAGGTATTAATATCGGATACTTCCAACAGTACGGCTAAAAATGCACTTGATGAGCTTAAAAAGAAAATGGAAGCTTATAAGAAGGCTATCTCTGAAAAAGTAACCTCTGGTAATAAAATAGCTATTCCAAATAGTTTAAAACTAGTTGATAGAGATTTTTCTGAGTTAAAAGCAGTTTTAGGCCGCATAGAAAAAATTAAAAAAGCTTTGGCAACGGATAATACGACCTTGCTTTTCGCTAATATTTCGGCCGCCAAAGATGCCTTTCAAAAGATTAAGAAATTTGAAGCTGAAAGGGAGAAGCTAGAAGCGCAAAAAAAATCTTTGGGCATTATATTCGATGGTTTTGTGAAGAAACAAAAAGATGGGTTGCAGGATTTTATAGATAATTTTTCGGACACCATTAATGAGTTCTATCAGTACATGAATCCTGGAGAATTATTCGAAGAGATTCGAATTGTAACAATGGGTGAAGAAAATGAACTGAATGGAATAACAATTGAATTCAAGTACAAAGGTAACTGGGTTTCTCCTCCTCAGAAATATTTTAGTGAATCCCATTTGAATTGCTTTGGCATTTCTTTTTTCCTTGCTTCAGTGATAGCTTTCAATAAAGAGAATAAGTTTCTGTTACTAGATGATATTATATCAAGTTTTGATACTAACCATCGTAAGAGATTTGCCGACCTGCTCTTTGAAAAATTTGCAGATTATCAGATTATTCTCCTGACCCATGAAGAACAATGGTTTCAGTATGTAAAACAAATCTCGAAAAGAAAGGGCTGGATCATTGGTAAAATCAAGTGGACTGAAACAAAGGGAACCCATCTTGATGAAAATCCATCAGATTTGAAGGAATTGGTTGAAGCCGATTTAACAAATGGAAATGTAACTTTATTAGGTAACCCAATTCGGAAATACTTGGAGTATATTTTGAAAACCATCTGCTTCAATCTTGAAGTCAAATTAAATTTTAGATATAATGAGGTCAATGAAAAAAGGATGCCCGATGAGATGATTAATGAGTTAAAGGCTAAAATAAACAAGGCAAGTGCAGAATTAAAATTAAAGCTTCCAATTATTGAAAGATTGACCAGTTCTAATGTATTTGGAAACTTATTATCCCATGATAACCCTTTTGATCCGAAGATCGGTGATTTAAAAGCCTTTTGGAACGATATTATAGAATTCGAAAGTGTTTTCAAATGTCAGCAGTCTACCTGTACAAAGCCTCAAGTCTCTCTTAAGAATTATGATACAGTAGCAAAAAAAATCCGATGCGGCTGTGATGCTACCAAATACGATTGGAAATAA
- a CDS encoding hypothetical protein (product_source=Hypo-rule applied; cath_funfam=1.10.10.60; superfamily=46689) translates to MNKREVKSGKEILDDFFRDIEKMPEVNQKIAKSLASLYEQGKLTDTNVKNELQNLREKDGD, encoded by the coding sequence ATGAATAAAAGAGAAGTTAAGTCTGGAAAAGAGATTTTAGATGATTTCTTCAGAGACATAGAAAAGATGCCAGAAGTTAACCAAAAAATTGCAAAATCTTTGGCTTCTCTATATGAACAGGGAAAGCTAACTGATACAAATGTCAAAAATGAACTTCAAAATCTAAGAGAAAAAGATGGCGATTAA
- a CDS encoding hypothetical protein (product_source=Hypo-rule applied; smart=SM00465; transmembrane_helix_parts=Inside_1_19,TMhelix_20_42,Outside_43_154), whose translation MSRPNQTVNIYFDSPKNFEASNILPLNGIAGLYFIFSSSIQIQYPFDKSRLLYIGMSEKRTNSIGSRLNGHFGGKSKNVGLTNYRQVEPLWFTYINFDMLKNIWAYRIEDLESYFILNFVQHFGVYPICNNKTGLDVMSNNIATHFKIDWNYFK comes from the coding sequence ATGAGCCGACCAAATCAAACTGTAAATATCTACTTTGACTCTCCCAAAAATTTTGAAGCGAGTAATATTCTCCCATTGAATGGAATAGCTGGATTGTATTTTATTTTTTCATCGTCTATCCAAATCCAATATCCTTTCGACAAATCAAGGCTTTTATATATCGGGATGAGTGAAAAAAGAACAAATAGTATTGGAAGTCGATTAAATGGCCATTTTGGAGGTAAGTCTAAAAACGTCGGACTAACCAATTACAGACAAGTTGAACCACTATGGTTCACTTACATCAATTTTGACATGCTTAAGAATATATGGGCTTACAGAATTGAAGACCTAGAAAGCTACTTCATATTAAATTTTGTACAGCATTTTGGCGTATACCCAATTTGCAACAATAAGACAGGGCTTGATGTAATGAGCAATAATATCGCAACACATTTTAAAATTGATTGGAATTATTTTAAATAG
- a CDS encoding hypothetical protein (product_source=Hypo-rule applied), producing the protein MSGHQFLSNNEARIYYYKDDLTRWTLAIRSGNYSNQLLELAFNVPVSLGQQCIDLIMIKLSDIT; encoded by the coding sequence ATGAGTGGCCATCAATTTCTGTCTAATAACGAAGCAAGAATTTATTACTATAAAGATGATCTGACTAGATGGACATTAGCCATCAGAAGCGGTAATTATTCGAATCAACTTCTAGAACTAGCATTTAATGTTCCTGTGAGTCTTGGACAACAGTGCATAGATTTAATTATGATAAAACTGTCGGATATAACCTAA
- a CDS encoding hypothetical protein (product_source=Hypo-rule applied): protein MKRALLEFIIRNLMLNCGFTSVRPDANYIFQQNGTGLFFINGKGAAHDADGLMEPPILMPFSYPSRLLFVCKAMINNWTGFEIDYFRGDLTMDAIFREFDRTINRFMIRLLRQATYFFYFQDWKVLGK from the coding sequence TTGAAAAGAGCTCTTTTGGAATTTATAATAAGGAACTTGATGTTAAATTGTGGTTTTACTTCTGTGAGACCAGATGCAAATTATATATTTCAGCAAAATGGAACTGGACTATTTTTTATAAATGGAAAAGGCGCAGCTCATGATGCAGATGGACTAATGGAGCCTCCCATACTAATGCCGTTTTCTTATCCTTCAAGATTGCTGTTTGTATGCAAAGCTATGATAAACAATTGGACTGGGTTTGAGATCGATTATTTTAGAGGAGATTTAACAATGGACGCAATATTCAGGGAGTTTGATAGAACAATCAACAGGTTTATGATTCGATTGCTGAGACAGGCGACCTACTTTTTCTATTTTCAAGACTGGAAAGTGTTAGGGAAATAA
- a CDS encoding hypothetical protein (product_source=Hypo-rule applied; superfamily=53335) — MYQVNFIAAINAKRKIRLSFFSKQDGTILIRMCAPMDFGPSRRAKNKDDRYHFWDYESDTTNHVLSLLPDQIHHMEFVDDEFDPAEFITWPCNWFALRDWGIHS, encoded by the coding sequence ATGTATCAAGTAAATTTTATAGCAGCAATTAATGCTAAACGGAAAATTCGCCTTTCTTTTTTTTCAAAACAAGATGGCACAATTTTAATTCGAATGTGCGCGCCAATGGACTTCGGTCCAAGCCGACGTGCAAAAAATAAAGATGATCGCTATCATTTTTGGGATTATGAAAGTGATACTACCAATCACGTATTATCATTACTACCCGATCAAATACATCATATGGAATTTGTAGATGACGAATTTGATCCTGCAGAATTTATTACATGGCCTTGTAATTGGTTTGCGTTAAGAGATTGGGGAATTCATAGTTAG
- a CDS encoding hypothetical protein (product_source=Hypo-rule applied; transmembrane_helix_parts=Inside_1_20,TMhelix_21_43,Outside_44_60) — protein sequence MQFSIFNSKYFMDSRNINSSVLKAIIFLQSLIKMFGISTIVVTESLTEREFFYLQRISLR from the coding sequence ATGCAATTTTCAATATTTAATTCAAAATATTTTATGGATTCCCGTAACATTAATTCATCTGTTCTTAAAGCTATTATTTTCTTACAATCTTTAATAAAGATGTTTGGTATTTCGACTATTGTAGTCACAGAAAGCCTTACAGAACGTGAGTTTTTTTATTTACAAAGGATTTCACTACGCTAA
- a CDS encoding membrane dipeptidase (product_source=KO:K01273; cath_funfam=3.20.20.140; cog=COG2355; ko=KO:K01273; pfam=PF01244; superfamily=51556) → MFIIDAHLDLSMNALEWNRDLTKNIADINKREAGLTDKPDRSNGTVSLPELRKGNIGLVVATQIARYVAPDNHLSGWHSPEQAWAQTQGQLAWYKAMEDAGEMFQVNNLESLEQHLELWNDGRVSDKKPVGYILSLEGADSLVTVGHLEKAWQNGLRAVGPAHYGPGRYAQGTNATGKMTTIGRELLKEMERLKVILDATHLCDDSFWDALSRFGGPVWASHNNCRSLVNHNRQYSDEQIKELIKRDAVIGGALDAWMMVPGWERGISKPEAMNCNLEVMIDHVDHICQLAGNTNHVGIGSDLDGAFGKEQCPYDLETIADLQKIPALFKKRGYTDTDVENLMHGNWLRFLRKAWA, encoded by the coding sequence ATGTTTATCATAGATGCCCATTTAGATTTAAGTATGAATGCCCTGGAGTGGAACCGCGATCTGACCAAAAATATCGCCGATATCAATAAAAGGGAAGCCGGATTAACAGACAAACCCGATCGCAGTAATGGAACCGTTTCACTCCCCGAATTGCGTAAGGGTAATATTGGTTTGGTTGTGGCTACGCAGATTGCCCGTTATGTTGCGCCTGATAATCACTTATCGGGCTGGCATTCGCCTGAACAAGCCTGGGCCCAAACGCAGGGTCAGCTGGCCTGGTATAAAGCGATGGAAGATGCTGGTGAAATGTTCCAGGTGAACAATTTAGAAAGCCTTGAGCAACACCTTGAATTGTGGAATGATGGACGTGTTAGCGATAAAAAGCCTGTAGGTTATATTTTGAGTTTAGAGGGTGCTGATTCTCTTGTAACGGTTGGCCATTTAGAAAAAGCCTGGCAAAATGGCCTGAGAGCCGTTGGTCCGGCGCATTACGGACCCGGACGTTATGCGCAGGGTACCAATGCAACAGGTAAAATGACTACAATCGGTCGGGAATTATTGAAAGAAATGGAACGGCTAAAGGTGATCCTCGATGCCACACACCTTTGCGATGACAGTTTTTGGGATGCATTGAGCCGCTTCGGTGGTCCTGTCTGGGCATCGCATAACAACTGCCGTAGCCTGGTAAACCATAACCGCCAGTACAGTGATGAGCAGATAAAAGAACTGATCAAAAGAGACGCCGTAATTGGTGGCGCGCTGGATGCCTGGATGATGGTTCCGGGCTGGGAGAGGGGGATCTCCAAACCAGAAGCAATGAACTGTAACCTGGAGGTGATGATCGACCATGTTGACCATATTTGCCAGCTGGCCGGGAATACCAATCATGTCGGAATCGGTTCTGATCTGGATGGTGCTTTTGGAAAAGAACAATGCCCTTACGACCTGGAAACCATTGCAGACTTACAAAAAATACCGGCGTTATTTAAGAAAAGAGGCTATACCGATACCGATGTGGAAAACCTGATGCATGGCAACTGGTTACGTTTTTTAAGAAAAGCCTGGGCATAA
- a CDS encoding D-serine deaminase-like pyridoxal phosphate-dependent protein (product_source=COG3616; cath_funfam=3.20.20.10; cog=COG3616; ko=KO:K19967; pfam=PF01168,PF14031; smart=SM01119; superfamily=51419), with the protein MQQQDWYIIPNEEALETPALVFYETRIRENIGILKGMINDVGRLRPHVKTHKCLEITHMLIDAGIHKFKCATIAEAEMLGLAKAKDVLLAYQPVGENINRFFKLIYQYSGTSFSCLLDNIETASAISDMAVSENKVVDVYIDLNVGMNRTGILPELAHGLVAALLNLPNINVKGLHAYDGHIHDSSIDIRSQKAKPIIAQLHRLKETLAALGIAHLAVIAGGTPTFPVYAEHTDFDCSPGTFILWDKGYQDAFAEQQFSTAALVISRIVSKPTEDLICTDLGHKAVAAEKELKNRVFFLNAPQLEVQSQSEEHLVLKAENPENYKVGDMLYGLPYHICPTVALHDKALCVGADQSLKYWDIISRKRKITI; encoded by the coding sequence ATGCAGCAGCAAGACTGGTACATAATCCCGAATGAGGAGGCGCTGGAAACACCTGCGCTTGTTTTTTACGAAACAAGAATCCGTGAAAACATTGGCATACTGAAAGGTATGATCAATGATGTCGGCAGACTTCGGCCGCATGTTAAAACGCATAAATGTTTGGAAATTACCCACATGCTAATCGATGCCGGTATTCATAAATTCAAATGCGCAACCATCGCCGAAGCTGAAATGCTTGGCTTGGCTAAGGCCAAAGATGTTTTATTGGCCTACCAGCCCGTTGGCGAAAACATTAACCGTTTCTTTAAACTCATATATCAATATTCAGGCACCAGTTTCAGCTGTTTGCTTGATAATATTGAAACCGCAAGCGCAATCTCTGATATGGCGGTTTCGGAAAATAAAGTGGTTGACGTATATATCGATTTAAACGTAGGCATGAACAGGACAGGAATTTTGCCTGAACTTGCTCACGGTTTAGTTGCAGCGTTACTTAACCTTCCTAACATCAATGTAAAAGGCTTGCATGCTTATGATGGCCACATTCATGATTCGTCCATTGATATTCGCTCCCAAAAAGCAAAACCTATTATTGCGCAGCTTCATCGTTTAAAAGAAACTTTAGCAGCTTTAGGCATTGCGCATTTAGCGGTTATCGCCGGTGGAACGCCAACTTTTCCGGTATATGCCGAGCATACAGATTTTGACTGCAGCCCCGGCACTTTTATTTTATGGGACAAAGGCTACCAGGATGCTTTTGCTGAACAGCAATTTAGTACCGCAGCGCTTGTGATCAGCCGCATCGTATCTAAACCTACAGAAGATTTAATCTGTACAGATTTAGGGCATAAAGCCGTTGCTGCCGAAAAGGAGCTGAAAAACCGGGTATTCTTCCTGAATGCCCCGCAGCTCGAAGTGCAAAGTCAGAGTGAAGAACATTTGGTTTTAAAAGCAGAAAATCCCGAAAACTATAAGGTGGGCGACATGCTTTATGGCTTGCCCTATCACATTTGCCCGACAGTTGCCCTGCATGATAAAGCGCTTTGTGTGGGGGCTGATCAATCACTAAAATACTGGGATATCATCTCCAGGAAAAGAAAAATCACCATTTAA
- a CDS encoding enamine deaminase RidA (YjgF/YER057c/UK114 family) (product_source=COG0251; cath_funfam=3.30.1330.40; cog=COG0251; pfam=PF14588; superfamily=55298), producing MENLTPDERFEQLKLNLPPAPAPLGVYKPCLVDGKYLYLSGHGPVQDDKSLIIGRIGSDLSQEEGKTAALQVGLTMLSTIKTNIGSLNKVKRVIKVLGMVNCTPEFEKHPYIINGCSELFAKVWGEENGIGVRSAVGFGSLPDNIPVEVEALFELF from the coding sequence ATGGAAAATTTAACTCCCGACGAACGCTTCGAACAACTGAAACTTAATTTACCTCCCGCACCCGCGCCACTTGGCGTTTACAAACCGTGTTTAGTTGATGGGAAATACCTTTACCTAAGCGGCCATGGCCCGGTTCAGGATGATAAATCATTAATTATTGGACGGATCGGGTCTGACTTATCTCAGGAAGAAGGTAAGACTGCCGCGTTGCAGGTGGGCTTAACCATGCTTTCTACCATAAAAACAAACATCGGTAGTTTAAACAAGGTTAAACGGGTAATTAAGGTTTTAGGCATGGTAAATTGTACACCGGAGTTTGAAAAACATCCCTATATTATTAATGGTTGCAGTGAGCTTTTTGCAAAAGTTTGGGGTGAGGAAAATGGCATTGGTGTAAGAAGCGCTGTTGGTTTTGGCTCTTTGCCGGATAATATTCCTGTAGAAGTTGAAGCATTGTTCGAACTTTTTTAA